The nucleotide sequence GGCCTCTGTTTAAATGTTATTTAACGCTGGCCCAGAAGTGTCATGACTGCCATTGttgtgtgagtgtgtgcgtGGGTGTGTacccgtgtgtgtgtgctggtgCATGAGTGTttgtgtgggcgtggcaaactcaTAAAATGCCGCACAGTTGTTGCAAAATTTGTGGCCATCCTTCGTTGCAGAGTCCCCCTCACCACACTTCTACTCCCCCACGTTTAAAGTGGATCTGAAACcccaaaaaggaaaaatataCGGAATTTCACGCTCATCTGACTAAATGGTTTTATAGGTTTTGATATTTGCTCATTTGTTGATCCGGTTTGTTCGTGGAATTCCGTATTAATATTGCTTcggttgttgctgctgtttttGCAATTTATGAGGCGGTCAGTTTCGCCTTTCCAGACCCAAATTCCACGCTTCGTTATCCCGGCCTTTATTTTTGTTCGGTCCGAACCCAATCATGTAAAGCTGTTTTTTGTGTCTGCGTGGGCAAAATGCTGCTGTTGGATTTGATATGTTAAtcatattttatgttttatattttgcGCTTCAACTATTTGATTGCCGACCTCGGCTTTATTAAGATATTTGTCTGAGGCCCAAAAGGGCGTGAAATCCGGGGTAGTCTGGCGGAATGGTAGGTGGTCCTAGAAGTTTGCAGGTTAGTGGTTGCCTTTGTGCGTAGGTCAGGGCATTCACAAAGGCCATCTGAAGGAGTTCGACAATTAGCGGTGAGGTGTACATTAATCTTTATCTCAAAGGTGGGGTGTTTGCCAATCCATTGACCTATTATAAGTCAGGATCCTAACTTGTGATAAGTATTTTATAAACTTTCTCCCAAGGCTCATAACCAATAAACAACCTCAAGTAAAACAGTCAAATAACAATCCAATTACCTTATTCATGTGAAGATAAACCACAAAAATTCAGGCAATCCCCTGGGTCATTTTTATGTCCTAATCCTTCGTTTTGATGCCACTTCCCGTTCGTTCATGGAACATCTTCAGTTGATATGACATTTAGGCCAGTTTATGGGCTGACCTCATTGCCGTTTTCTGAGCCCTCGTCCCACGGGGCGTATGCGCCATATTTCCGCCCGCTGCTTGTTGCTCTCGGCCAGCCGGCGGGTCGGGAAAGGGGTCGGGGTTCGAGGCCGGGTCCATCCGTGGCCATAATCGTGCTCATCATCATCAACTTCTTCAGCTCCATCATCATATTCACAACTTAACGTCCACTTTTCCGTCAAACAGGCCGTAAAGTGGCATTTCCGTTGTCGTTTCGCCTCCCCGTTTGCCAGTTGCGCCTTTTTGTATGCagcataaaattaaattatttgttgcATAAGCCTCCCCGCATTCCCCCACCCACCCCCACTTTCCCGCCCTTTTCCGCTTGTCCGCTTTCCCGCCGATGCCCTGGAAAAGCCAACGAGGCATGCAGCAAAGTGCTAAGCCATGAGAAAGTGTGCACTTGAGGCAGCGCCAGCCACCGTGGTGCACTTTTCCACTGGGCCCTGACCACGCCCACTTGGCGGCAAGGCGGCAGAGGTGCCGAAACTCGGGtggaaaatataataaatatgcCTATACTACGAGGGTTTCGAAAATACCCCCGTCTTACACATACCAATTCCATTAAAACaacactcagaaaaaaaaccATCCTAAATTTAAGCGCGATTATTGAATGCTTTAAGAATGAATATACTGCGCGTTCTCGAAACAAGAGTAAATTATTCTCAAATCCCAAATCATCAAAAAATGTGCTTGATTCATTCGTTATGCAAGACAAAAAAGTACTATTCTTACTAAAACTAACAAACATCATTAAATTGATCACTTAAACtacttaatttaaaaaaaacagatttttagtatccttaaataaaaaaaataaggaaTTGTTACTTATATTAACTCAAGATCTGTTTTTAcaacaaatttaaaacaaatttaagaaagattatttaatattatagtACTTATGATCATAAAATGTTACTATTCACTTTAGATGGAAATGGGCTACACCTAATTTTGGATCCAATAAAGACCATTACTGAATCATTATCTTAATAGTAAAAACATAAACGAATTTTCTtaccttttttaatatttccactTGAAGAACTGCCGGATCTAGCAATAAAATATGAGGCCTACGACAACACTATGGAACTTCAGAAGCTGAGGAAGCTGGAGGCTGGGGTCGCCGGGTCACATTATTATACTTTGAGCGGCGCCGAAATCAGGCAAAACTTTCCCGCACTCCTTAAACCCCGCCTGtcacaacaacagcaacagggCAGGATGGTCGGcggaaaactgaaaactgaaaactgaaaacggGGGCCAAAGGAGGGCAACAGTCATTCCAGGCGCTGCTCTTTTCCACTCCTCGCCGACACCCCGAGCACCTCCCTTTGGGATTCATTTCGTTTCATTCATTTATTCGTCGCTAGCTGCTTTTCATTCATTTTGAACTTTCGACGATTTATTTCGGCTTTCGAGCTGCTTTCCTTCTTTTCCGACTCTGTTTCAGTTTTCCCCATTCTGCGACTGGCGAACGCCTTTGGCCAAGCGACAGCAAAAAGGTTGAAGGGGAAAAGTACTATATTACGGAAAGAATGCAATTGAGATACACTTGCCAAAACCCGCTGCCCCTAACTGCTAGAGTTCCGAAACCATTGGAGTACAGTGAACACACCTGAGCTAGAATAAACGTAAGCTTTGAATTAATCTCTAAAATGTTTTTGTAAATTAAGAACTAAATTAATCCATGAACAATAAagattattatattattattattatatgcATTCCGAATGATTTTTTTAGAACAAGATTAAGTTTGAGTGCcgataaaaatatattttaaatatattttacataaCTATAACTTTGTTTATCATTTAAGAGTACGACATTGGAACTAAAATTCACATTTCAAGCACTGAAGTTATAAAAGTTCTGGGCCAAGAAAGATATGCTCCGACAAACCCTCCAgcaatatttttgaaaaatgctTAGATAAAGATTATCCCTTggcaattaaaatataaataaaaactcataagtcaaataaaataatttcctAGAAGAAAGTactttttcatttatttatgaatctATTCCTCGTTAAAGAAAAATAGTTCCACCTCGCTAATCACCACTATTTATAACTGCTCAAAATCTGAATTATTTTAATGATAAAAGCACCTTTGTATTCGATGTACCCCAATGGAAACAATAAATTTGAGTCCCTGAACCCTTGGCATAAATTTAACGTCTGCGTTTCGGTCTTTGTGCGAGCTTTCCtttctgttttctgttttttttcgTTTTGACCCCACCTGGTCGGCTGCCACGATTGCAATCTCCACTgctcatttgcatttttaatgAAACCATATAAAGGCGAAAATTGGAGGTGGGGCCGAGGTGGGGCCAAGACTGGACGACAGTGTGTGGAGAAGCTGCAAATTATGAGCCAAAGGCAAAGGTTTTCCCTTTCCCGCCGCTTTATTTCCCGCACCCGGCCACACATGCATTACTAGCTTGGCAAATAAATCCGGCAGATCCCTGGCATATCCCTATCCAAACTGTCAACAGTTTGTCGCTTATCGCGGCGTCGAAATTTTCTCTCTGTAACCAATAAATGTTTCAACATCATTTACATTTCGGTGGCAGTCTTATCCTCGGAGCATTGGAAATGGAATTTCCCGGGTGGGGGCTTCAATCATTTCGGTCCTGGGAATCCCGACCTCAGGCACTCAGTTTGGTTTTCGACCAACTCCGTCGATTGCGTTCCGGGCAAACAACACTCGCAGATTTATGTGACCGCAAAACTTTGCTTCACGGCATAAATTAATGTTTAATTGATGAATTTATATGACGAGGGCAAGATGCTTTCTTCTCACATTGGACGGCATTCCATCATGTGCTGACCAGCTGACCAGTGAAGCGGGCTTGTCTCATTTAAGCCTGTTGCGGTTGCTTTAAAGAAAATGTtcataaaatgtgtttaaaaCTATACGACCTGTAATGGAGCTCTTGActaaaacataaaaagttggAAGAGAGCTTAAATTAACTGTTTTCAGACGTAAATCTTAAAGCAGGGACTGGAAACATTAtgagttttatttaaaaattcaaaaacgcATAAGCCGTTACAACATTTTGAATAAACTGCTTTATCTTTTGAGAAAGCAGTGCACTTGCAGTTAAGAAAGTCACCGCTAGGTGGACACTTTTGGTGTAATGTTCATGTATAATACAAACAAATGTAGATAACGCACTACTCGATTTCTTATCATGAGTATCGATATATTCCATGTTATgcttacattttaaattaattttcaaatcGTTAGTTTTGGACTATTTTGAGCTAGAATTGAGCCCTCTGTAATGTTGTCAACGGCAAAAAAGAGGTTGAAGATACTAAAGGATATGAAAGGTTGGTGGGATTTAAAtgaatataataaaaaggTACTATCTCACTAAcaaaaatgtgaaaaagagACCTCTGATCATGCGCGGAACCACCTGTGAATATAGGGGATAGGCCCACCCCATTCGGCTTAAAACGTATATttaatatgtatttttttccGAATTTTTTGATGTCCAAtctacaaattttttttacccCAACTACCAAACTCTGGATCCGCCATTGCCTCCGATTAAGAATATAATGGTGTTTTAATCATTTTTCTTAATGGAATTATGATTTTCGTAAAAAATGTGCTTATATGCAACATCCGAAGTCTAGTTATAAGTACTTCCGTACGAAAAACGGACGGAAAATTGTATAAGTAGTGTTACCGGACAAGTCAAGATTTATTCAGATATTAAAACCCAGAGAAGGGTTGTCACTTTTAGCTTAATTTTTATCAGAAAATTAATCGAAAAGTAGGCCCTGACAAAAGTTTCGTGGCAACCACTTGCAATTGAATTGCATTTGCTGAATTTTCATTAGCTGACTGATAGTAGCAAAAATGCCTCGTAGGCCTAACAGAGCTCAACAAAACATTATGTTGGTTTTTGTTCCGGTGTCCACGACCCTGGCTATCGACATCGATTGGAAGAAGCCGAAGAAATTCAAGAGCGCCGCCGAGGAGAAATCTTGGATGCAGCAGTCGCGCAAGGAGGCCTGGGAGATCAGGCTGGATTTGGAGAGTGGGCGCTTgaagccgaaggacatgcCCGGCAGAATACTCGTGGAGCCGAATCCAAATCAGGTTCCATCAGTCGAGGCCAAGAGGTTCCAGAAGGAATTGTTCAATCGCAAAGGTGCCCTCACTACAGAGCGAAATTTCGTCAATCTCTTCACAAAGCTGGCCAACAGTTTACAATTCTGGGATCCCGTCAAGGCCCTCAGGGTCCTGAACCAGATGAAGAAAATGAAACTGACCAAACTAATGCTCCTCCGCAATCCGGACTGCGTTACAAAGACTCGCGATCTTAGAGAATTTGGAGGAGAAGAGGAGTTTCAGGAGCACGACATGGTCATCCGCCAGAAATCAACTGAGCTTTACgcaaaatttaagaaaatttttaatttagagTCGGACTCCGACGACTCGTTTTGGGAGGAATTTTGCGAGCAGGTTGATGTCTTCAATGCCCTTACGAAAGATATGAAGAAGATATTTCGCACCACGTTGAGTGACCAGGGGTACAAGAGACTGGTAGACGCCGAGAAGGCTTCCGTTTCCTCCATATCGGTTAGTGCTCAGAATGGCgaataaatcaaaaaatataatagcTCCTTAACTCACAATTTGTTGGTATTGACACCATCGCTAAACAGTGTTTTTCATTAATGTGGGGAGCAACGAAATGGAAACAAGTTTGTTTTGTTACCCATCTGAAAAGATCCTTAAAGGTGAATCAATTTTGGAATTTTACTTGCACTTGGCTTCAGTTTATTTTCGTATAACTATATTTCGCAATTTGTTCGTTTCTATTTACAATAATTTAGTTAGTCCGAGTCGTTATACAGTCAGTTGGGTCGCTCCTTCACCACCACTTGCTGCTCTTGTCCTCCCACTTGCTGCCGGTGTCCTGTTTCACCTCAGCGTAGCTGGTGGCATGGCCATGTCCGTGTCCGTACTCCTGTCCATGTCCATGTCCGTGTCCGTGTCCGTGTCCGTGTCCGTGGCTGTGCTCGATGTGGTCGGCGTGTCCAACATGCTTCACGGTAGCCTGGAATCCGTGGTGGGAATCGGCGGTGTACTCCACGATCCTGGTGCGTCCATCGGCCTCCTTCATGGTGTATCCCCCCTTGACCTTGTCCCCGTCCCGGGTCTCCCACTGCTGCTTGATGTCTCCGGTCTTGGTGTCCTTCACTCCGTAGTCGAATTCGTACTTGGGGTGGTGCTTGGGCTCCTCGTGGTGGCTCCACTGGTGGTGGCTGTCGTGGGAAGCCACTGGTGCCCACTGCTGGTGGTGATCCTGCCACTTCTTGGGAGCCTCGTGGTGCGTCTGGATGCTGTATCCCACTGCGTGTCCGTGATCGTGTCCTCCGTGGGGGATATAACTGGCAGCAGCCACACCGAAAAGCGCGCAGCAGAGGATGGTTAGTTTATGGGCCATTTTCGTTTGTTACTGTTCGACTTGCTTGGCCTGAATTAGAATGAAAACTGTGATAATCAGTAGACTAAGCCCAATGCTTTTATACCTCAGCCCATTCTTCCGATCTCGAGGTTAATTGGCTCGAAAAAGAAAGAGACCGAAAAATAGGTAATAGGCAAGCCAAATGCTTCAAACTTAGGTaaacttttcatttttacCATTCGCAAAGTCAAATTAAATGGGTCTACAAAAACATAGGCATTAACAATACTAACAAATCATAATACATTTGCGTTAAGGGAGATTATGGGGGCTGGAAAAATTGCCTATGATCACAAGAATTTCTTAGTAAAATGTCAACAATTATGTAAAAAAGATGTAGGGGAGAGTGGAGTAAGGATATAAAGAAGAAGAAGGATATAAATAAAGTCATTCATGGTAATGAACGGTATGAATGGTATCTTTGGAAAGCCTGTTCTTTTGGCTATAACTTTTAAAGTCAATTGCAAAGCCTTCGAGAAATGTTGCAAAATGtcaaaatactttttaaactaTCCTTTCCCCAGTGCTAGGGTAAAAATAGTTACAAATTTAATTCTGCTgtaaatggaaaatatttttttaaccttTCTTAATGTTATAAAACTGCGATAAAAAGCTCTTGACGCGGAGGACTGCATTTatgataatttaatttttcttatcTTCTTATCTTCAGAATATCATTATCCCCTGAAAATTGGGCGGTTTCAACTTTTCTTTCTGAAAGTCCCCGACCGGTTTTTGGACCGCTTAGATTAGTATTACTACATTATATTACTGTCGCTGACAGCTCCAAGCAGTAATGCTGCCATTAAAACTATATAGATACTTGAACCAAATCCGTATTATCAAATATTACCTTCAACTATCCTTGTCCACAGGAAGTGTTTTGAGCTCTTGCAAAATATCACCAAGAATGAAGACCACAAAACAatgaaaaacaaggaagaaggctatagtcgagtacctcgactatcagatacccgttactcagctaaatagagatatgcaagtagcaaagcgagattaaaatgcgccacctaccggcggtatacagatttaagcgttatgggcgttagagtgggcgtggcaaattttttttggaccaaacgataggtattgacgagaccaatacatttcagttaaaatttttcttgtagcataaaaattgtgggcgtcacaggttttcgcgggttgtggacgttagagtgggcgtggcatattcgcgttacaaacttgcgctgcatataaggctacggaatctaaatctgaaatcccaattctctatctttgatagtttccgagatatccacgttcatatttacgattttttgaagtttgtgggcgatttatgggcgttagggtgggcgtggcaaactttttttgggtcaatcgataggtattgataaaaacattacatttcagttaaaatttttattctagcatcaaaactgtaggagccacagttttgggcggtttgtgggcgttagagtgggcgtggcactctactgaaacaatcctgcgctgcgtaagaagctcaggaatctgcacgccaaatctcaatagcctagctcccatagtttccgagatctcagcgttcatccggacagacagacggacagacggacatggctagatcgactcggctagtgatcctgatcaagaatatatatactttatggggtcggaaacgcttccttctgcctgttacatactttccgacgaatctagtatacccttttactctacgagtaacgggtataattagttACATTAAAAATGTCGGGATCGGCCAATGTGTCTCGAACAGATAATAATAAAACGGCGCGCATTTCAATCAAGCCGTTTAGCCGCTAGGGCCACAAACTATACTTGCCCCTCAACTATCCTAACCCCAATCTCCCCTACTATTGGTTTTCGATCAACAAAATGATGTTTTAGAAATAGGACACAGTTTTCCGATTCGGATCGATCTGACTTATAACAatactacctgcaatagaAAATACTTCTGGGATGGGATCTCCtcaaaactgagagactagttcgCGTAGaaacagacagacggacggcCAAACGGATATGGCTATTCGAATCGaatagtgatgctgatcaagaatatatatactttatggggttggaTACTTCTgattgaaatcattataccctctgcaagggtaagAAAACAAAGAAGCTTGAGTTTtcgttttattattttcccattcatttttcgatcgttcttcttcactgcgttgcagcCCCTTCTGCCTGGGAATACAAAATGCAAACCGACAAACCGGTCTAAATTTGAGAACGACCTAGCATTCATTTAAATTACTTTGAAATGGGGTATGGTATTGCACATCTGGGTACCATTTAACGCGTATTTTggttaaaattatataaaagatCGGTACATTTTACATATCCGGTTTTCTCTGCTTAAGTCTCCTAAATTTAACTATTTACTTTTACTGCATTTTCTCAGGATATCCCCAAGGGCCTTTCTCAGAAATATGAAAATGAATTCGATATTTAATTTCGTAAATATTGAACATTTATTTTCGGATGTCTTTGTGTTTTCATCTTAGAATTTGGTTCTTTTTTTCTTCGAGATTTTTCTATTTAATTCTTAGGCTTGATTTCGGGCTTTCGATAACTGGCCAAAAGCAGATACAGTTTCTTCAGCATTTCATCCGCCTCAGCCGTGGTCATGGCAAACACTTGGATCATTCCGGACTCATAAATTCTAGCTGACACTCCGGGCATATCCTCATTCACATAGTAGACGAACCTCTTTTCACGAAGGAATGGTTCTGAAGAAAGGGAGTAGTCCGCACTAAATTCCTGTAAATTAACGGCCCAGGGATAGTTGGCACTGGAAAAGAGACGTAAGTGTAAGAGCTTGTGGGATGGGTCGGCCTCGAAATTCATCTTCCCCATGGTCTTCGCCACGATATCGCTTTGGATTTCGGCCAACATCGCGCTACTACTTCCGTTGATAATCATCACAGTGCCATTGGCCCATATCCAGCCTACCTGCGTGGCCTCATACCTTACTTCGATCACACCTATGTCTCTATTGTAAACGCCGTTATCCAGGGTCCTTACAGCCATGTCAAGATCCAAATTTCTGTTCAATTGCAGGGTACAAAACAGTTTGCAGAAATTCATTTTAACGGGCAAGCTCAGGGACTCGCTTTGATGTTTGGTGGGATGCCTTAGGATCCTGATCTTCTGGCGGCAGTGCTCCGTATGAACTGGTAAGGGTGGAAGCACCAAAGTCCTGTCCAATTGCCCCGCGGACTTGAAGCCATATCGCTGGTTCCACTTGGAGCGGAGTCGTTTGGCTTGCGGGTCCCTGTATTCCGTCATATTGTGGTCAATGATGTCCTCGGAGTCCTCAAGGCGAACTGTGAAGCTATTCTGCCATCCGTTCTCTAGGGGAGACGTTCTGATGCACCTTCCTGAACTTCGGGTCATCATCTGCTCCTTGTCTATCTCGCTTTCGAAATCAATGGCTCCAGGTTCCGTAGATGTTGGCTTGACACTCTCCTCATTGATTAGAAATTGCAGTTGCTGGGAAATGGTGCTACTACATTGCTGTAGCCAATCCTGAATCGCTGCCTCATCTTGGTGCTTTGGCGGGACTGATCCAATATCTTTAACGTCAAGAATAATGGGACGCTCTGGTCTAAGCGCATTCAGTTGCATTTCCTTAAATGACTCTTCAATATATATCTCTGAAATGTCGTCTTCGGGAGTAGTTTCCAGCATCATTTCATCGGGAACAGTTTTTTTCAACTGCGGCTCCACGGCATCGATTTTACAAGGTAATTCTTCAAATACCATTGAAGACCTTTTTTTAACATCCTTCGCCTGTGCGCTATGAAGATTTTTGGTCTTTAACAGGTCAAACAGAACTTTCCGATTTTTCTCCTGGTCTCTAGCTAAGCTCAACAGCATATCAAACTCATCAATATCGCTGTAAGGTTCGTTTAGTCCCTCTGATTTTATCCAATCGTCCAGAGCACGATCTTCTTCCTCAACAATAGTAATTTTATCAAAGACGATTTCTCCATCGTAAAAAATACGACGCTGGGTATCATTGATAGACTTCCTGTCTATTTCCCAGTTGATGAGCCCCTCCGCAGCATTGTTTTCTTGAGGAACTATTTTCAAGGAGGTTTCCTTGGAAATCAGGCATTCCAAGGCTCCTGGAGGTGGAGATTTCGACTTTTCCATACCTACAATACAACATAGAGGCCAATCTACTTCCGATGGCGGCACCAAGGCCTCCTTTAGGTCCTTAAAGGTCTGCCAAATATCCTCCGAGGTTGGGAGGTCAGAATAATACAAATCCACATGGTTCTGATCTTCTAACGAATCTAGTGCCACTATCGGTGGTTCCTCTAAGTTGACAGCAGACTTTGACACCGACCTGCGTACCATCGGCTGGTCTGTCACCTTGTATTCGGTGGGTAATCGGCGGGTCTTGACTACCCCAGGTGAATTTGGTGGTGGCATTGTTTCCTCGTCGACAATCACGTGCTTGGGTTCAGAGTTCCCCTGGGAGTCAGAATTTAGTTCGACACCTTGAAGAAAAAACTTGTCGGGCGATGTTTTAGACaataaaactattttatttactaCAGATTGCTTACCAGGACAAAAGAGATTATGAGGTGGTGACTGTGTGAGAAGGTTTTTATGATTCCGGATCTTCCGTTGGCATTAAGGCCctaaatgaaatgaaatccATATTTTATAAGTACGGAAAGCATTCTAGCTGCTCAGCTTTAAATTAATTGTACGGCGTTAAATTTGTCAACAACTTTGTCAGTGTGGCTGCGTTAGCAATTGTCGTTTAATAACTCCTGAAAACCGAAGTTGTCACTTATTTCGTAAAAAGCCATTGCAATTATGTTACATTTTTACATCTCCAGTAAGCACTCTTTACTTTAAAATCTAACCCCGGGTAAGGTTTGATATTACGGATTTGGTtgatgtatatatatagtttcCACGAGAACTTGATGACCCAACATGTAGCAATACTAGACCAAGCGGTCCTAAACCCGTTCGGGACGTCCAAAAAGAAAAGTTGACAGAGGATAATTTCTCGGAGGCTTTGCAGTTGAGTTTAAAAGTTATAGCCAAAAGAACAGGCTTTCCAATGATACCTTTTTCATGGTGAtgactttttatttatatctACTATGTTCAACCAAACTCTTCTTACTATCCTTATTCCACTCACCCCTATATTGATGACATTTTACAAACATATTCTTCTTCTCTAACGATCATAGTCCCCCTTAACGCAAATCTATTACGTTTTGTT is from Drosophila suzukii chromosome 3, CBGP_Dsuzu_IsoJpt1.0, whole genome shotgun sequence and encodes:
- the LOC108010648 gene encoding uncharacterized protein, with amino-acid sequence MLVFVPVSTTLAIDIDWKKPKKFKSAAEEKSWMQQSRKEAWEIRLDLESGRLKPKDMPGRILVEPNPNQVPSVEAKRFQKELFNRKGALTTERNFVNLFTKLANSLQFWDPVKALRVLNQMKKMKLTKLMLLRNPDCVTKTRDLREFGGEEEFQEHDMVIRQKSTELYAKFKKIFNLESDSDDSFWEEFCEQVDVFNALTKDMKKIFRTTLSDQGYKRLVDAEKASVSSISVSAQNGE
- the LOC108010667 gene encoding probable zinc transporter protein DDB_G0282067, with translation MAHKLTILCCALFGVAAASYIPHGGHDHGHAVGYSIQTHHEAPKKWQDHHQQWAPVASHDSHHQWSHHEEPKHHPKYEFDYGVKDTKTGDIKQQWETRDGDKVKGGYTMKEADGRTRIVEYTADSHHGFQATVKHVGHADHIEHSHGHGHGHGHGHGHGQEYGHGHGHATSYAEVKQDTGSKWEDKSSKWW
- the ms(3)76Ba gene encoding uncharacterized protein ms(3)76Ba; translation: MPPPNSPGVVKTRRLPTEYKVTDQPMVRRSVSKSAVNLEEPPIVALDSLEDQNHVDLYYSDLPTSEDIWQTFKDLKEALVPPSEVDWPLCCIVGMEKSKSPPPGALECLISKETSLKIVPQENNAAEGLINWEIDRKSINDTQRRIFYDGEIVFDKITIVEEEDRALDDWIKSEGLNEPYSDIDEFDMLLSLARDQEKNRKVLFDLLKTKNLHSAQAKDVKKRSSMVFEELPCKIDAVEPQLKKTVPDEMMLETTPEDDISEIYIEESFKEMQLNALRPERPIILDVKDIGSVPPKHQDEAAIQDWLQQCSSTISQQLQFLINEESVKPTSTEPGAIDFESEIDKEQMMTRSSGRCIRTSPLENGWQNSFTVRLEDSEDIIDHNMTEYRDPQAKRLRSKWNQRYGFKSAGQLDRTLVLPPLPVHTEHCRQKIRILRHPTKHQSESLSLPVKMNFCKLFCTLQLNRNLDLDMAVRTLDNGVYNRDIGVIEVRYEATQVGWIWANGTVMIINGSSSAMLAEIQSDIVAKTMGKMNFEADPSHKLLHLRLFSSANYPWAVNLQEFSADYSLSSEPFLREKRFVYYVNEDMPGVSARIYESGMIQVFAMTTAEADEMLKKLYLLLASYRKPEIKPKN